GCCGCGCGCAAAAGTGTTCGTCGACACGCTGGATAGCCTGATGCAAGGGATGTTTCGCATCGTCAACATGGTCATGCGTCTGGCCCCCATCGGTGCCTTCGGGGCGATTGCCTTTACCATCGGCAAGTACGGCTTCGGTTCGCTGTTCTCCCTCGGCAAACTGATGGCGTGCGTGTACCTGACCTGCGCGGTGTTCGTGATCTTCGTGCTCGGGCCGATCTGCCGTTACAGCGGTTTCAGCCTGTGGAAATTTCTGAAGTTCATCAAGGAAGAACTGTTCACCGTACTGGGCACCAGCTCTTCGGAATCGGTGCTGCCGCAGATGATTTCCAAGATGGAAAAGGCCGGCGTTTCCAAACCCGTCGCCGGGATGATCATTCCCTCGGGCTTGACCTTCAACCCGGACGGCCAGGCGATCTACTACACCATCGCCGCGATCTTCATTGCCCAGGCGACCAACACGCCGCTGACCCTCATGGACCAGTTGATCGTGCTGGCGGTGCTGATGTTCACCTCCAAAGGCTCGGCGGGGGTGACCGGTTCGGGGTTCATCATCCTGGCGGCGACGCTGTCCTCCCTCGGCACCATTCCGGTGGCGGGCATGGTGCTGTTGCTGGGCGTCGATCGGTTCATGTCGGAAGCACGCGCGATCACCAACACCATCGGCAACGGCGTCGGCACCATGGCCATTGCCAAATGGGTCGGCGCGTTGGATACGGTGAAGATGAACAAGGCGCTGAACGGGGAGGGCGCGGAGGCAAAGCCCGAGATGGCTCAGGCGGACACTGTTGCTGTTGCGGCATCGACGCCAACCAGCGCGATGGCCTCATCGCGAGCAGGCGCGCTCCCACAAGGGGTGTATGTCGAGTCCAAGTAGCCGGGACCATGCAGCTCAAAAAATGTGGGAGCGGGCTTGATCAGAGGGGCGGTTGGGCAACCAGGCCTTCTTCCCCTCGACCGGTGCAACCGTGCCTTTG
The Pseudomonas sp. GR 6-02 genome window above contains:
- a CDS encoding dicarboxylate/amino acid:cation symporter; its protein translation is MKRIFGKLYVQVLIAVILGAIVGVFIPETGAALKPLGDAFIKLIKMLLAPVIFLTVVTGIARMENMKELGRVGFRALLYFEVVSTLALVVGLVVVDVFKPGAGMNIDVASLDTSSLATYTTAVKHASFMDFVMNIIPDTIVDAFAKGNVLQILLFSILLGVALAHVGPRAKVFVDTLDSLMQGMFRIVNMVMRLAPIGAFGAIAFTIGKYGFGSLFSLGKLMACVYLTCAVFVIFVLGPICRYSGFSLWKFLKFIKEELFTVLGTSSSESVLPQMISKMEKAGVSKPVAGMIIPSGLTFNPDGQAIYYTIAAIFIAQATNTPLTLMDQLIVLAVLMFTSKGSAGVTGSGFIILAATLSSLGTIPVAGMVLLLGVDRFMSEARAITNTIGNGVGTMAIAKWVGALDTVKMNKALNGEGAEAKPEMAQADTVAVAASTPTSAMASSRAGALPQGVYVESK